From a single Adhaeribacter swui genomic region:
- a CDS encoding alkaline phosphatase family protein has product MKYLFSVLFLNFFVFYQTLGQAAKHVVIISIDGFRPEFYQDKSWAAPNLQLMAANGVQANGVRGVFPSVTYPSHTTIITGVMPLQHGIYYNSPFEPDGATGRWYWEENLIKTETLWDAARKAGLKTASVFWPVSAGAPIDYNIPEVWSLDKNMDRVTPVRQGAFPKGLFEEIEQNATGKLEVRDLNSDYLIADENGSRMAAYLIETYQPNLLTFHVFTVDHAAHSEGRDGEHVRKAVATADRAVGNILEAIEKAGIKESTAVIVTGDHGFVDIKQSFAPNVLLAKNGLIGKEKGDWKAKFHTSGASAFLHLKKPNDKQTIAQVKKLLAALPEDQKKLFRVVERAELDKIGADPNAVLALAPVPSITLSATTEGEILKAAKGGTHGFFPDFKEIQTGFVGYGAGFTQKNTVPLMGLEDIAPLVSRLLGVPSPTSNPSKSGALEAAVK; this is encoded by the coding sequence ATGAAATACCTATTCTCTGTTTTATTTTTAAATTTTTTCGTTTTTTATCAAACGCTGGGCCAGGCGGCTAAACACGTAGTTATTATCAGCATTGATGGGTTCCGGCCGGAGTTTTACCAGGATAAATCCTGGGCGGCGCCTAACCTGCAACTAATGGCGGCCAATGGAGTGCAGGCCAACGGCGTACGCGGGGTTTTCCCGAGTGTTACTTACCCTTCGCATACCACCATTATTACCGGCGTTATGCCGCTGCAACACGGTATTTACTACAATTCGCCTTTTGAGCCCGACGGCGCTACCGGCCGCTGGTACTGGGAAGAAAATTTAATTAAAACCGAAACGTTATGGGATGCCGCGCGCAAAGCCGGTTTAAAAACGGCTTCGGTTTTCTGGCCCGTATCGGCGGGTGCACCCATCGATTATAACATTCCGGAAGTCTGGTCACTGGATAAAAACATGGATCGCGTAACACCCGTCCGGCAAGGGGCCTTCCCGAAAGGTTTGTTCGAAGAAATAGAACAAAACGCCACCGGTAAACTAGAGGTAAGAGATTTAAACAGCGATTACCTAATTGCCGACGAGAACGGCAGCCGCATGGCCGCTTACCTGATAGAAACCTACCAACCTAATTTACTTACCTTCCATGTGTTTACCGTAGACCACGCCGCGCACAGCGAAGGCCGCGACGGCGAGCACGTGCGCAAAGCGGTAGCCACCGCCGACCGGGCCGTGGGCAATATTCTGGAAGCGATTGAAAAAGCAGGCATTAAAGAAAGTACTGCGGTAATTGTTACCGGCGACCACGGTTTTGTGGATATTAAGCAAAGCTTTGCGCCCAACGTGCTGCTCGCTAAAAACGGATTAATCGGCAAAGAAAAAGGCGACTGGAAAGCTAAATTTCATACCTCGGGCGCCTCGGCGTTTTTACACCTGAAAAAGCCTAATGATAAGCAAACCATAGCCCAGGTAAAAAAACTGTTGGCCGCCTTACCCGAAGACCAGAAAAAGCTGTTCCGGGTAGTAGAGCGGGCCGAGCTGGATAAAATTGGCGCCGACCCGAATGCCGTCCTGGCTTTAGCGCCCGTGCCCAGCATTACCCTGAGCGCTACTACCGAAGGCGAAATACTCAAAGCGGCCAAAGGCGGCACGCACGGCTTTTTTCCGGATTTTAAAGAAATACAAACCGGCTTTGTGGGTTACGGTGCCGGCTTTACGCAAAAAAACACCGTTCCTTTAATGGGGCTGGAAGATATTGCCCCGTTGGTTTCCCGCCTCCTCGGAGTTCCCTCGCCCACCAGCAATCCTTCTAAATCCGGTGCCTTAGAAGCAGCCGTGAAGTAA
- a CDS encoding RagB/SusD family nutrient uptake outer membrane protein, with protein MKKSIIICSGVLLSILSSCSDSFLDVKPKAALTLDALQTNKGVNSLLVGAYSLLDGWATPEGAYRSYQVGADNWVYGSVASDDAYKGTIAGDQPPISLIEQGNISSDNIYFRGKWRGMYDGIARTNDVLQTLAKVTDITDAERTQITAEARFLRGHYHFELKKMFNMVPYIDETIYDPNNLESTKKPNTEDIWPKIMADLTFAYENLPVKQTQPGRASKWAAGATMAKAYLFQKKFAEAKPLLEAIVASNQFRLVDRYHDNFRAVTNNNAESIFEVQYSVNDGASGGENGNIGSTLNYPYGGGGVTTCCGFFQPSQNLVNAFKTGADGLPLLDTFNAEDVTNDQGIEATQPFTPYTGTVDPRLDWTVGRRGIPFLDWGVHPGKTYVRDQAYGGPYSPKKHVMYRSDVGTNTFAGNPRLNANNYRLIRYSHVLLWLAEVETELNNLEAARGYVNQIRRRAANPDGFVKTTAGTPAANYVISEYTTPWTDQALARKAVQFEERLEFGMEGHRRFDLVRWGIAAETLNNYYATESKKRSYLAGVQFIPGKHEYFPIPLQEIFNSKVNGQNTLTQNPGY; from the coding sequence ATGAAAAAAAGTATCATTATATGCAGCGGAGTTTTACTCAGTATTTTAAGCTCCTGCTCCGATTCTTTCCTGGACGTAAAACCAAAAGCCGCGCTAACCTTAGATGCGCTGCAAACCAATAAAGGCGTTAATTCCTTGCTGGTGGGCGCGTATTCTTTGCTGGATGGCTGGGCCACTCCCGAAGGGGCTTACCGTTCTTACCAGGTAGGGGCCGATAACTGGGTATATGGCAGTGTAGCCTCCGATGATGCTTACAAAGGCACCATAGCCGGTGACCAGCCGCCTATTTCCTTAATTGAGCAAGGCAATATTTCTTCGGATAATATTTATTTTCGGGGCAAGTGGCGGGGCATGTACGATGGCATTGCCCGCACTAACGATGTGTTGCAAACCTTAGCCAAAGTTACCGATATAACCGATGCCGAACGCACACAAATTACTGCTGAGGCTCGGTTCTTACGCGGCCACTACCATTTTGAGCTGAAGAAGATGTTTAATATGGTACCTTACATCGACGAAACCATTTATGACCCCAACAACCTGGAAAGTACCAAAAAGCCTAACACCGAGGATATCTGGCCCAAAATTATGGCCGATTTAACTTTTGCTTACGAGAATTTGCCGGTGAAGCAAACGCAACCCGGCCGGGCCAGTAAATGGGCCGCTGGCGCTACCATGGCCAAAGCGTATTTGTTTCAGAAAAAGTTTGCCGAAGCTAAGCCTTTGCTCGAAGCCATTGTGGCCAGCAACCAGTTCCGGTTAGTAGACCGCTACCACGATAATTTTAGGGCGGTAACCAACAACAACGCCGAATCTATTTTTGAAGTGCAATACTCCGTAAACGATGGCGCCTCCGGCGGCGAAAACGGCAATATTGGCTCTACCTTAAACTATCCGTACGGCGGGGGCGGGGTTACTACCTGCTGCGGTTTCTTTCAGCCGTCGCAAAACTTAGTCAACGCTTTTAAAACCGGCGCCGATGGCTTACCGCTCCTGGACACTTTTAACGCCGAAGATGTAACCAACGACCAGGGCATTGAAGCTACCCAGCCTTTTACGCCTTACACCGGCACCGTAGATCCGCGCCTCGACTGGACCGTGGGGCGCCGGGGCATTCCGTTCCTGGACTGGGGCGTGCATCCTGGTAAAACCTACGTGCGCGACCAGGCTTATGGTGGTCCGTATTCGCCGAAAAAACACGTAATGTACCGGTCCGACGTGGGAACCAATACATTTGCTGGTAACCCCCGCTTAAATGCCAATAATTACCGCCTCATCCGGTATTCACATGTTTTGTTGTGGCTGGCCGAAGTAGAAACCGAATTAAATAACCTGGAAGCGGCTCGTGGTTACGTAAACCAAATCCGCCGCCGTGCCGCTAACCCCGATGGGTTTGTAAAAACCACCGCAGGTACTCCGGCTGCCAATTACGTGATCAGTGAATACACCACTCCCTGGACGGATCAGGCGCTGGCCCGCAAAGCCGTACAGTTTGAAGAACGTTTGGAGTTCGGCATGGAAGGCCACCGCCGGTTTGATTTAGTGCGCTGGGGAATTGCCGCCGAAACCCTGAACAACTATTACGCCACCGAATCAAAGAAGCGGTCTTACCTGGCGGGCGTACAGTTTATTCCGGGCAAACACGAGTACTTCCCGATTCCGTTGCAGGAAATATTTAACAGCAAGGTAAACGGCCAGAATACTTTAACGCAAAATCCAGGTTATTAA
- a CDS encoding radical SAM protein — protein MRLVRHPVLCNYYVTYRCNARCSFCDIWEKPSPYINLRDVEKNLRDLRELGVQVIDFTGGEPLLHQQIDQFLSLAHNLGFITTLTTNCLLYPKWAERLRGKVDMLHFSLDAAVKVRHDQGRGVACYDFVLESIKLAKDLGERPDILFTVFSENLDQVEPVYHDIALPNNLMLLLNPAFTYNAVETGQPLTLPELDYLSAFGKRRNVYLNEGFLKLRRDGGNHTAAPVCKAASTTLVISPENELVLPCYHLGEKKFRIEENLKNLYQSTEVQRLVALEGRLPACEGCTINCYMQPSFAVELNSYFWKALPSTLKYNWQKGTWKRLLKQAVA, from the coding sequence ATGCGCCTTGTTCGTCACCCGGTTTTGTGTAATTATTATGTTACGTACCGCTGCAATGCCCGGTGTTCGTTCTGTGATATCTGGGAAAAGCCGTCGCCGTACATCAACCTCCGCGACGTAGAAAAGAACTTGCGCGATTTGCGGGAACTGGGCGTGCAGGTTATTGATTTTACCGGCGGCGAACCCTTGCTGCACCAGCAAATAGATCAGTTTTTAAGTTTGGCCCACAACCTGGGTTTTATAACTACCCTTACCACCAACTGTTTGCTGTACCCTAAATGGGCCGAGCGCCTGCGCGGTAAAGTAGACATGCTGCATTTTTCGCTGGATGCCGCCGTAAAAGTACGCCATGACCAGGGCCGCGGCGTGGCTTGCTACGATTTTGTGCTGGAATCCATTAAGCTAGCGAAAGATTTAGGCGAGCGGCCCGATATTTTGTTTACCGTTTTCAGCGAAAACCTGGACCAGGTAGAACCCGTGTACCACGACATTGCACTGCCCAACAACTTAATGCTGCTGCTTAATCCGGCTTTTACCTACAACGCCGTAGAAACCGGCCAACCTTTAACTTTACCGGAACTGGATTACCTCTCGGCTTTCGGCAAGCGCCGCAACGTGTATTTGAACGAAGGTTTTTTAAAATTACGGCGCGATGGCGGTAACCACACCGCCGCCCCGGTTTGCAAAGCCGCCAGCACTACTTTGGTTATTTCGCCGGAAAACGAGTTGGTATTGCCGTGCTACCATTTAGGCGAGAAGAAGTTTCGGATAGAAGAAAATTTAAAAAATCTGTACCAATCCACAGAAGTGCAACGGTTGGTAGCGCTGGAAGGCCGCCTACCGGCTTGCGAAGGCTGCACCATTAACTGCTACATGCAACCTAGCTTCGCCGTAGAATTAAACTCGTACTTCTGGAAAGCCTTACCCAGCACACTTAAGTACAACTGGCAAAAAGGCACCTGGAAGCGCTTATTGAAGCAGGCAGTGGCTTAA
- a CDS encoding tetratricopeptide repeat protein: MPITLNCIKVFIASPNGLNKERKSFKLTIEDYNHTEAIHRKIVFQAVGWEDTLGSMGRPQSIINKDLKQCDYLIVVLHDRWGSSPGENEYNATSGTEEEYEVAKECLKNEAYPMKDIAVLFKAVPSNQLIDPGPELKKVLKFRKQLEAEKPLLYTSFNTLTEFNKLIRKYLARWLRDLEGFTKSSEVDPNVPSIKDPKTGYDTIYSKELSSKELIEVTSEVKEKIDYAWRLANEGHIVQAEVEFSKATVNQPGVFQLLNYSDFLNRIGRLEQAMSMVEKAVEISLELNSPLNQALTLIKLGHLFQDQGEIDKAEEVYVKSLKIYEQLENLYGLSIVYNSLGIILQIRGQIDEAEKLYYKSLKLDTTIQNINGMASSYGHLGNIQLIRGDLQKAEEMFNKSLELEIKDDHLIGMASCYGSLGNVYAIRGKWTKAEEMFNKALDLDLKLGNNDGIASSYGSLGNVALSRGNLPKAEAMFIRSLEINQLLSNIEDMATDYFNLAKVNIENNDLSKAEELLNYALNYNKQLGKLEGLAQVYGTLGMVLYKKRDIKAAEEMYKKSLSLEEQLGHKEGMAADYGNLGNLYLDQDEFPKAQEMFTNAIEINLNIGNYKSLYSNYRGLSHALYKQNKVEEADEIYKKSQEVYKSFDNSGL, translated from the coding sequence ATGCCTATAACTCTTAATTGTATCAAAGTATTTATTGCTTCTCCTAATGGACTCAACAAAGAACGAAAAAGCTTTAAATTGACTATCGAGGATTATAATCATACTGAGGCTATACATAGAAAAATAGTATTTCAAGCAGTCGGTTGGGAAGATACTCTTGGTAGTATGGGTAGACCACAAAGTATAATTAATAAAGATTTAAAACAATGTGACTATTTAATAGTGGTACTACATGACCGCTGGGGTTCAAGCCCAGGTGAAAACGAGTATAATGCGACATCGGGCACAGAAGAAGAATATGAAGTAGCCAAGGAATGCTTAAAAAATGAAGCTTATCCAATGAAGGACATAGCTGTTTTATTTAAGGCAGTTCCTTCAAATCAATTAATAGATCCTGGTCCGGAATTAAAAAAAGTACTAAAGTTTAGAAAACAATTAGAAGCAGAAAAACCCTTGCTTTATACTTCTTTTAATACTCTTACTGAATTTAATAAATTAATTCGCAAATATTTGGCTAGATGGCTTAGAGATTTGGAGGGATTTACAAAAAGTTCAGAAGTGGATCCAAATGTCCCATCAATTAAGGATCCTAAAACTGGTTATGATACCATTTATTCAAAAGAGTTATCCTCTAAAGAGCTTATTGAAGTAACTTCTGAAGTTAAAGAAAAAATAGATTATGCTTGGCGATTGGCTAATGAAGGGCACATTGTTCAAGCTGAAGTTGAGTTTTCTAAAGCTACAGTTAATCAACCAGGAGTATTTCAATTACTTAATTATTCTGATTTTCTAAATAGAATTGGCCGTTTAGAACAGGCTATGTCTATGGTAGAAAAAGCAGTTGAGATTTCTCTTGAACTCAATAGCCCTCTTAATCAAGCCTTGACGTTAATAAAATTAGGTCATCTGTTTCAAGATCAAGGTGAAATAGATAAGGCCGAAGAAGTCTATGTTAAAAGTCTAAAAATATATGAACAACTTGAAAATCTTTATGGTTTGTCAATAGTTTATAATAGCCTTGGTATTATTTTACAAATCAGAGGGCAAATAGATGAAGCTGAGAAATTGTATTATAAAAGCCTAAAACTGGACACAACCATTCAAAATATCAATGGTATGGCATCAAGTTATGGTCATTTGGGAAACATTCAGTTAATCAGAGGTGACTTGCAAAAAGCTGAAGAAATGTTTAATAAAAGCTTAGAACTTGAAATAAAAGATGATCATCTCATTGGTATGGCTTCTTGTTACGGCAGTCTAGGAAATGTTTATGCAATTAGGGGTAAGTGGACTAAAGCTGAGGAGATGTTTAATAAAGCGCTTGATCTTGATCTAAAACTAGGAAATAATGATGGAATAGCATCTAGCTACGGCAGTCTAGGAAATGTTGCATTAAGTAGAGGTAATTTGCCTAAAGCTGAAGCAATGTTTATTAGGAGTTTGGAAATCAATCAACTACTTAGCAACATTGAAGACATGGCTACTGACTATTTCAACTTAGCAAAGGTTAACATTGAAAATAATGATTTATCTAAAGCGGAGGAGTTGCTTAATTATGCTCTAAATTACAATAAGCAACTAGGTAAGCTTGAGGGATTAGCACAAGTATACGGGACTTTGGGGATGGTTCTTTACAAAAAACGAGATATAAAGGCAGCGGAAGAGATGTACAAAAAAAGTTTATCGCTTGAAGAACAATTAGGGCATAAAGAAGGAATGGCAGCTGATTACGGAAATTTGGGTAACTTATATTTGGATCAAGATGAATTTCCTAAAGCCCAAGAAATGTTTACTAATGCTATCGAAATTAACCTAAATATAGGAAATTATAAAAGTCTATATTCTAACTATAGAGGTTTAAGTCACGCTCTTTACAAGCAAAATAAAGTAGAGGAAGCAGATGAAATTTATAAAAAGTCCCAAGAGGTTTATAAAAGCTTTGATAATAGTGGATTGTAA